AGAGGCGCAGGTCGTTGCTGACCGTGTAGGAGAAGCCGCCGACCTCGCCGACCGCCTCGGTGCACCCCTCCAGCAGCTCCGGGCGCTCCTCGACGAGGAACTTGGCGCCCCAGTCGCTGCCGGCCTCCTCGTCGGCGGTGTAGCACAGCACGATGTCGCGGGGCGGGGTGTAGCCGGTGCGCTGCCACTCGCGTACCACCGCCAGCGACATCGCGTCGAAGTCCTTCATGTCGACCGCGCCGCGACCCCAGATGAAGCCATCCTTGATCTCCCCCGACAGGGGGTGCACCGACCACTCGTCCGGATCGGCGGGCACCACGTCCAGGTGGCCGTGCACCAGGAGCGCGCCGCGCGACGGATCCGCGCCTGCGATGCGCGTCACCACGTTGGCGCGGCCGGGACGGCTCTCCACCAGGTGCGGCTCCAGGCCGGCCTCGCTCAGCTTCGTCGCGACGTACTCCGCGGCGGCCCGTTCCCCGGCGCTGGTGGCCAGGTCACCCGTGTTCGTGGTGTCGATCCGGATCAGGTCGCGGCAGAGGTCGATAACCTCGTCGGTGGCGGGCGTACGCATAAGGATCTTCCTACCAGGTCGGGCCGGAATGTCCCAGCGCAGTACGTACCCGCTTCCCGCGTACTGCCAAACAGGCTAGGCTCACCTAACCTCGACGCCCTGGAGCAACCCGTGACCACCACCCGGCCCGACCCCGCCGGTGAGAACTTCGCCGACCTGCTCGGCGGGCGCCGCGCCGCCGTCGACGCCACCCTCGGCCCGCTGGCCTTCGGCATCGGGTTCGCGGCGGCCGGGCAGTCGCTGGAGTGGGGCGTCGGCGCCGCGATCGCGGTCAGCACCGCGGTCGGCGCGTGGCGGCTGCTGCGCGGCGACAAGTTCGGCGCGGTGCTGCTAGGCCTGCTCGGCGTGGTCGTGGCGGCGCTGATCGCGCTCTACACCGGCCGCCCCGAGGACTTCTTCTTCATCCGCGTCGCCACCAACGCCGCCAGCGCGCTGTGCTGGGCCATCAGCATCGCGCTGCGCTGGCCGCTGCTCGGGGTGGTGGTCGGCGGCGTGCTCGGCCAGCGCGGCAGCTGGCGGCGCGACCCCGCGCTGCTGCGCGCGTACAGCCGCGCCAGCTGGATCTGGGTCCTGCAGTACGTGGTCCGGCTCGCCGTGTGGCTGCCGCTGTACTGGTCCGGCCAGGTCGAGGCACTGTCGATCACCACGGCCGCGCTCACCTGGCCGCTGGTCGCCGCGTGCCTCGCCGTGAGCTGGTACGTCATGCGCCGGTCGCTGCCCGCCGGCCACCCCGGCCCGCGCCACCCGGTGCTCGCCGGCGAACCCGCGAAGGTCTAGCCCACGCACCCCGCGCGCCACAGGCGCTACGCGCCACGGCAGCAACGGCACGTCGATCATGAACTTTTGGCAAGGTTCGACGGCGTGTCGTAGAGGATCAGGAAGCTGCGGCCGAAACACGCCGCCGACCCGTGCCATAGGTTCATGATCGACGGAGCGGGCGGGCGCGAGCGCGGCGGGCGCGGGCGGGCGGGGCGTGCGAGGATCGGGCGGTGCGGAGTCCGACGCAGCCGGAGCTGAGCCGCGGGGATGTCGTGGCGTTGCTACGCGAGGCCTTCGGTGCCTCCGTCGCCGTCGTGGACTGCGCAGAGCTGTCCGGCGGCGGCTTCGCGGCGGTATGGCGAGTGCGCCTGTCCGACGGCCGGGACGTGGTGCTCAAGGCCGGCCCCGGTCCCGAGCTGCCCCTGCTGCGCTACGAGCGCGGGATGATCGCCTGCGAAGCCGCGTACTTCCGGCTGGTCGGCGACCGGGTCCCGGAGGTGCCGGTGCCCCGGGTCCTGCACCACGGCGACGGCTGGCTGCTCACCACGCTGCTGCCCGGCCGCCCGCTGAGCGCCGACCGGGGCGGCGACCACGACGGAGTACGCGAACAGCTCGGCGCCGCCCTCGCGCGGGTGCACACGGTCACCGGCGGGCACTTCGGCTACACCGGCCCCCGCGCGCAGGGGGCGACCTGGCCCAGCGCCTTCGCGGCGATGGTCGAGTCGCTGCTGGCCGACGCCGTGACCTGGCACGTGACGCTCCCGGTGCCCGCGGACACGATCCGGGCCGCCGTCGCAGCCGGTGCCGCCGATCTGGCGACGGTCGAACGGCCGGCGCTGGTCCACTTCGACCTGTGGGACGGCAACGTGCTCGCCGTGGACGGCCGCCTGACCGGCCTGGTCGACGGCGAGCGCTTCCTCTACGGCGACCCGCTGGTCGACTTCGTGTCCCCGCTGCTGCGCCGCCGGATCGAGGAGGAGCCGGACCATCCCTTCGTACGCGGGTACGCCGCCGCGACCGGCCGCCCGGTGCTCTTCGACGCCTCCGCCGGCCGCCGGCTCGCCCTGTACCGCATGTACCTCTACCTGCTGATGACGGTCGAGGTGCCCAGCCGTGGCATCACCGACGAGTGGCGGCGCACCGGCCTGGCCCGGCTGCTCGCCGAGGAGGTCGCGCTCGCCTCCCGACCGCGTTAAAAAGGGCACCTTCTACTCCGGAAAACGATAAGAAGGTGCCCTTCCTTCGCTGGGGTCAGGCCAGCCGGGGACGCCTGCGGGCCAGGAAGAGGAGCGAGCGGCCGAGCTTCTCGCGGTCCGCCGCGACGATCAGCCCGCGTGCCTCCGGCCCGAACGACTGCCAGAACCCGTCCTCCGCAGCGCCGCGCAGCAACCCGTCGCGCTCCTCCTCGGGCACCGGCTCCGGCTGAGCCTCCTGCCGCTGGTGGTGGACCTGAACGCTGAGCACCGTGGCCCCGATCCCGCCGAGCGCCGCCGCTCCGTAGCCGCGTACCGGCGCCGTGACCGCGCGGTGGGTCAGCGCGATGTCGAGCGGGCGCTGCACCGCCAGCGACTGGATGCGCAGCGGGGCCGCCCACACGATCTCGTTCGCGGAGCGCTCGTACCGCCGGCGGGCGACCTCCAGGCGCTGGGCCTGCCCCGCGCGGACCGGCGAGCCCGCCGCCGCGCCGTCGGAGCGCACCCGCTCGCCGATCCGCTGCAGCGTCAGCGCGTCGTCACGGAAGCGCGAGCCGCCCGCGGCCGCACCGGCGAGCAGGCCGATCTCGTACAGGTGGGTCAGCGCCCGGACCGTGCCGATCAGCTCGTGCGCGGGCGGGGCCTCACCGAGATCGATGACCAGGCGCAACAGGGAGACACCGGTCGCGGGAACCTTGGGTCGGGTGGGCATGTCGCGCCTGCCATCGGAGATCATCAGCGGTCCACGCAGTATCCAACATGGATCACGCGATCACCAGAGGATGTTTCCTCCGAGTTTCGGCACGGCGGCTGCCGCCGCTGCGTTCACGGCCTCCGGCGGCCGCGGCGGCGGCCAGGGCCGCTCGACCGGCGCGGCGGCGCCCGGACGTGGCGGCGGCCAGGGCCGCTCGGCGGGCGGCTGCGCGGCGTCGGCCGGGGTGCCCACCAGCGCCGCCTGCAGCAGCACGGCGGCCAGGCAGCCCAGCGCCCGCGACATCGGCACCCCTCCCCCGAGACGTTCCCCACCCATTATCTGCCGGTACGCCGCATCCGGCGCGCCATCCCCGGTGACGATGGGACGGTGACCGGCTGGGTGCTGCACGTGGACCTCGACCAGTTCGTGGCCGCCGTCGAGCTGCTGCGCCGCCCCGAGCTGCGCGGGCGCCCGGTGATCGTCGGCGGCGACGGCGATCCGACCCGGCGCGGCGTGGTCAGCACCGCCTCCTACGCCGCTCGCGCCTACGGCGTGCACTCCGGCCAGCCGCTGCGCGTCGCCGCCCGCAAGTGCCCCGACGCCGTGTTCCTACCGGTCGACCGGGAGGCGTACGAGCAGGCCTCGGCGCTGGTCATGGCCGCGCTGCGGGACACCGGCCACCCCGTCGAGGTGCTCGGCTGGGACGAGGCGTTCCTCGCCGCCGACACGGACGACCCCGAAACCGCCGCCCGCGACGTCCAGCGCCGCGTCCACGACGCCACCGGCCTGGCCTGCACCGTCGGCATCGGCGACAACCGGCTGCGCGCCAAGCTCGCCACCGAGCGCGGCAAACCCGCCGGGACCTTCGTGCTCACCGCCGCGAACTGGCACGCCGTCATTGGCGGCCTGCCCACCAGCGCGCTGTGGGGAGTCGGCGCCAAGACCGCACGCAAGCTCGCCGACCTCGGGCTGCGCACCGTCACCGAGCTGGCGGCCGCCGACCCGCAGGCGCTCGCCGCGCGGCTGGGGCCCGCCACCGGCCCGTGGCTGGTCCGGCTCGCCCACGGCGAGGACGACACCCCCGTGAGCGCCGCGCCCCACGTGGCCCGCTCACTGGGCCGGGAGGTCACGTTCCAGACCGACCTCGACGACTGGGCCGACGTACGCCGGGAGCTGCTGGCGCTCGCCGCGCAGGTGGCCGACGAGGTGGCCGGCCAGGAGCGGCCCGCCGCCCGGGTGGTGGTGAAGGTGCGTTATGCCCCGTTCACCACCCGCACCCACGGCCATTCGCTGCCTACCGCCACCACCGACCCGGCCGCCGTCGAGCGTGCCGCCCTGGCCGCCCTGGACCGGTTCAGCCCCGACCGGCCGGTGCGCCTGCTCGGCGTACGCGCCGAATTCGCCGCCCCCTGACGGTCGTCACTCCGCGGCCTCGTCCGAGGTGCGGCGTTCCGCGTGCTCGTCCGGCCCGTGCTGGGCGCGGGCCGTCCTCGTGTCCGACTCGGCCAGGATGGCCTCGGCCTGCGCCTCGGGGTCGGCACTGCCCACGGCCAGCTCCTCGGGCAGCAGCTTCTCCGCGCGCGACTCGATTCGTCCCTCACTCATGCCGCACCTCTACCACGCCCGCGAGGAGCGCAAACGTGCCGCTCAGCGCCGGTCGGGCCGGGTCACCCGGTCGAGCAGCGCGTCCACCACGGCGCGGGAGTCGGCGTCCACCACCACGTCCACGGTCGGCGCCGCCGCCGGGTCGGCTCGCAAGTCCACCAGGGTGGCGCCCCGGCCGGGCCCGAGCCCCGTCTCGACGTCCACCGCGGCGGGCCGCACCGTCATCAGCTCCGGGTGCAGCACGGACAGCACCGTCACCGCGTCGTGCACCGGGATCGCGGGCCCCGCGCCGTGCCGGTAACCGCGCAGCGCCCGCGCCGCGTGGGCACCGATCGGCCCGGCGGCCGCGAGCCGGTCGAGATCGCCTTCGTCCAGGCCGGTCCGGCGGGTGACGTCCAGCGGCACCAGCGTGGTCGGCACGGCGACCCCGGGCTCGGCGAGCACCCGGTACGCCGCCTCGGGGTCGAACCACACGTTGAACTCGGCGGCCGGGGTGATGTTGCCCGGCCCGATCGAGCCGCCCATGACCACGAGCCGGTCCAGCGTCGCCGCGACGTCCGGGTACGCCGCGTAGAACAGCGCCACGTTGGTCAGCGGCCCGACCGCGAACAGGGTGACCGGCTCGGCCGAGGCGGCCACCGCCGCGGCGAGGAACTCGGCCGCGGGCCGCGGATCGGCCCGGCCGCCGGGCACCGGCAGGTCGATGCCGCCGAGGCCGTCGTCGCCGTGCGCGGAGTCGTGCCGGGTGACCCCGCGCACCAGGGACCGCCGCGCGCCCGCCGCGACCGGGACGTCGCCGCGGCCGGCCAGGGCGAGCACCGCGCGGGCGTTGCGGGTGGTGCGCTCGATGCCGACGTTGCCGCCCACCGTGGTGACGCCGCGCAGGTCCAGTTCGGGGCTGGCGCAGGCGGTGAGCAGCGCCATCATGTCGTCGATGCCCGGATCGCAGTCGATCAGCACGGCTCGTGTCATCCGACCATCCTCTCCCGGCTGCGCCGCGGACCGGGCGGTCAGGCGCCCGGCGTACGCGAGCCGTACGCCGGCCCGAACACCACGAGCAGCGCCAGGTCCTCGGTCACCTCGTCGAACCGGTGCTCCTCCCCCGCGGGCACGAAGATGACCGACCCGGGCCCGACCTGCGCCGTGCCGTCCGGCGTGACGATGCGGGCCCGGCCCGCGGTGACCACGTAGATCTCGTCCTCGGTGTGCGGGCTCTGGTCGTCGAGCCCGCCCGCCGGGATGCAGTAGGTGCCCACCGAGAGGTCCGGCACCCGCAGGTGCTCGACCCAGTCGTTGGCCGTCCCGGGCACGGGCGGCGCCCACCGCCCCGCCCCTTCGATGATCTGCATGGCGAAAGCCTAACTTCGGCGGGGCGTGCCGGGCGACCAACCCGGACGGTGCCGCAAGAACTTGCCGGTGCCCAGCACGCGACGCTGGGTACCGACACGAACCGCCACCCTAAACCACCGCAAACAGATAGTCCATCATCAAAGTTCCACCTATCCTGTGCTGCCCATACGCAGCGGATTGTCCAATATGGTCAGCGGTACCGCGCGTTACCGCAGGTCCGAAACATCTTGCAACACTTGCGAATTGACATCTTCACAATCGAACTAACAGCTGATATCCATATGCGATCGATCGATCCCCTACCCGGAGGACACCTTGACTCGATCGCGCCTGCTGACCGCCGCGGCGGGGCTCGCCACCGCCCTGTCCGTGCTGGTCGCCCTGGTCGCCACCCCCGCCCAGGCAGCTTCCACCGTCCGTTACGTCGCGCTCGGCGACTCCTACGCGTCCGGCGTCGGCGCCGGCAGCTACACCTCCGAGAGCGGCTCCTGCCAGCGCAGCACCAAGGCGTACCCGGCACTGTGGGCCGCCGCGAACGCCCCCGCCTCGTACGTCTCCAAGGCCTGCTCCGGCGCCACCACCGCCACCGTCGTCAACTCCCAGGTGTCGGCGCTGAGCAGCACCACCACCCTGGTCAGCATCTCGGTCGGCGGCAACGACATCGGCTTCGCCGACATCATGAAGACCTGCGCGCTGTACGGCACCACCGAATGCGTCGCCGCGGTGCAGCGCGCCGAGGACAAGGCCCGCGCCAGCCTCGCCGGGCTGCTGAACAACGTGTACAACGCGATCAAGTCGCGCGCCCCGAACGCCAAGGTCGTGGTCCTGGGTTACCCGGTGTTCTACCAGCTCAACACGACCTGCATCGGCCTGAGCGCCACTTCCCGCGCGAAGATCAACGAGGGCATCAACCTCGTCGACGACATCACCAAGGCGACGGCGCTGCAGCACGGATTCAAGTTCGGCGACGTCCGCTCCATCTTCGTCGGGCACCAGCTGTGCAGCGGCGACAAGTGGCTGCACGCGCTGAACTTCGCCGACCTCGGCATCTCGTACCACCCGATGGCCACCGGCCACTCCGGCGGCTACCTCCCCGTCTTCCGCACCAACGCCGCCTGACCCGCCCCCGCCCCCCAAGATCGCGTCGATCTTGCGCGAACTGTTAGGGATATGCCCGAAACGGGCGTGTCGCACCCACAGTTCGCGCAAGATCGACGCGGTTGGGGGGTGGGTCAGGTGAGGCCGCGGTCGAGGAGGGCGGTGGGGAGGACTAGGGTGCGGGGGCGGGAGCGGTCGCCGTCGATGCGGTCGAAGAGCAGCTGAGTGGCGCGGCGGGCGAGTTCGCGGGTGTCGTAGGCGATGACGGTCAGTGGGCGCGGCATGAGGTGGGACAGCTCGAAGTCGTCGAAGCCGATGAGGGCCGCGTCGCTGCCGCGGTGCCACAGCTCCTGGACGGCGCCGACGGTGATGCGGTTGTTCAGGGTCAGGAACGCGGTCGGGGGGTGCGGCTGGGCGAGCATCTCGGCGACGGCCGCGGCGGCGGTGGCGGGATCGCGTACGCCGTCGCGCACCAGCGAGCCGTCGTAGCCGATGCCCGCGTCGGCCAGCACCTCCTGCGCCCCGGCCAGGCGCTCGCGCATGGTGTGCACGCCGACCGAGTCGAGCAGCACGCCGATGCGGCGGTGCCCCTGCTCGACGAGCCTGCGTACGCCGCTGCGGGCGCCGCCGCGGTTGTCCAGCAGCACCGCGTCGGCGTCGATGTTGGTGCCGGGGCGGTCCAGGAAGACCACCGGGATGCCCAGCTCCATCTGGCCGTGCAGGAACGAGTGGTCGCAGCCGGCGGGCACCACCAGCAGGCCGTCGACGCGGCGCGAGCACAGGTCGCGCAGCAGCCGCTCCTCGCGGCCCGGGTCCTCCTCGGAGGAGGCGGACAGCAGCAGCGTGTCGCGCTCGCGGGCCATCTCCGCGGTGACGTGCGCGATGGTGGAGTAGAACGGGTTGGCCAGCTCCTCGATGATCAGGCCGATGGTGGCGCTGGCCCGGCCCGCGCGCAGCGCGCTGGCCATGTGGTTGCGCTGGAAGCCGAGCTCGGCGACCGCGGCCAGCACCCGGTCGGCCATGGCCCGCTGCACGTGGGGCTCGCCGTTGACCACACGGGAGACGGTCTTGAGGCTGACCCCCGCCAGCCTGGCCACGTCGACCATGGTGGGGCGGCGTCCGGCCCGGCCGCCGCCGCCGCGTTGCTCGCTCGTCACGGCCAGTACGGTACCCGGTCTCGCGGGACGGGGCGGCGCCAGCCGGACAACGTTGTCATACTCTCTGGGAGTCCCGTCCCCCCAGGAGCCCCCATGCCGCAGCGCACGCCCGGACCGCTCGCCCTCGCCGTCGACATCGGCGGCACCAAGATGGCCGCCGGGCTCGTCACCGCCGACGGGACCGTGCTGGCCGCCGACCGGATCGCCACCGCGCGCCCGGCGCCCGGCCCGGACGCGGCGGCCGAGGTGTGGGCGGGCCTGCGCACCATGCTCGAACGTCTGGTCACGGTGGCGGGCGACCGTCCGATCACGGGTGTCGGCACCAGCACGGCGGGCCCGTTCGACCTGGCCGGGGCCACCGTCAGCCCGGTCAACATCACCGCCTGGCGGGGCTTCCCGCTGGTGGACCGGCTGGCCGAGGTGGTGCCCGGGGTGCCGGTGCGGCTGGCCGGCGACGGGGTGTGCGCGGCCATCGGCGAGCACTGGCGCGGTGCCGGGCGCGGCCACGACGACCTGCTGGTGCTCGTCGTGTCCACCGGGGTGGGCGGCGGGCTGATCCACGGCGGGCACCCGTTCACCGGGCGGTCCGGCAACGCCGGGCACGTCGGGCACATGGTCGTCGACCTCGACGGCGAGCCCTGCCCCTGCGGCGGGCGCGGCTGCGTGGAGGCCGTCGCCAGCGGGCCCGGCATGGTGCGGTACGCGCTGCGTGAAGGCTGGCGGCCCACCGGCGACGGCACTGCCCGCGACCTGGCCGACACGGCGCGCGGCGGCGACCCGGTCGCGCTGGCCGCCTTCACCCGCTCCGCCGACGCCCTGGCGGCCGGCATCGTGTCAGCGGCCGCCATGTGCGACCTGAACCAGGTGGTCATCGGCGGCGGCGTGGCCCACGCCGCCGACCTCCTGTTCCCCCCGCTCAAGGAGGCCCTGGCCCGCTACGGCCGCCTCGGCTTCCTCTCCGGCATCACGGTCCGCCCCGCCGGCCTCGGCGGCGACGCGGGCCTCATCGGCGCCGCCGCCCTCATCCACGCCCCCGACCCCTACTGGCCTTCCACCAGTCGATCATGAACCTGTGGCACGGCTCGGCGGCGTGTCGTGACCACCACCTCATGATCGGTCCTCGGGTGAGGGCGGAGGCGGGTCGAAGACGGCGAGGCGGGGGTCGGCCGCGAACTGGGTGATGGACATGCCCAGGGACGGGTTGCGCTGGCTGGCGGCCTGCGCGGCAAGCGGGTCGGGGGTGTTGGTGATGGTGACCATGACGAGGCTGTGGCCGGTGAAGATGGTGACCGTCCAGAGCTGCGCATCGAGGCCGAGGGAGAAGCCGGCCCGCCGGTCCTCGGGCTGCTCGCGCACGCCGTACTGCTCCAGCACGCCGCCCCCGTCCAGCTCGGTGCTGAAGCCGCACCAGGTGAGCCGGTCGCAGTGCGCCAGGTCGGGCCGGTAGGTGGTCGGCGCGACGGACACGGTGAGCGTGCCGTAACCGTTGCCGTTGACCAGCTGCAGGCTGACCGTGCGCGCACCGGGTGCGAGCTGCGGGTCGGGCAGCGGGGCCAGTGCCCGGGTGTCGCCGCCGTCGGACAGGCCGAGGTCGGCGCGGCGCAGGCCGAGCGGGTTGACCCGGGTCACCACCAGCTCGGCCATCAGGCAGGCGAACCGCTCCACCAGCTCCGCGTCGGTGCGCACCGGCTCGGCCTGGGGCAGCGGCAGATCACCGGCGAGCACGGCGAACCGGTCCACCCCGAACCGGCCGCCGGCCTGGGGCGGAGGCGGCGGCACCGGGGAGCGGGTCAGCGACGGCAGCGGCGTGGGGCCGGGCACCGCCGCCATGCAGTCGACCTCCTCGGGCGGCAGGGTGCCGCCCCGGTCCGGCCGCAGCACCACGATGGCGAAGCCCACCCCGGCCGCCAGCACCATCGTCAGGAACGTGCTCAGCACCAGGTCCCGGCGGCGCAACCGGCGCCCCGCGGTGATCAGCTCGGCGGCCGGCAGGTGCAGCGGCGGCTCGGGGCCCGACGCGTCCTCGCCCGGGCGGTGGCGGCGCAGCGAGCGCAGCAGGGTGCGCTGGGCGTACGCCTCGGGCGGCTCGAAGCCCAGCGCGGGCCAGTGCCGGTAGAGCCGCAGCAGGGTGCGCCGCACCAGCTCCTCGGCCACCGCCCAGTCACCGCAGCGCTCGCGCGCCTGCCGCCGCAGCGCGGGCGCCAGCGCGGTGGCGAACTCGGCGAACTCGTCCTCCCAGGCACGCATTCCGACAGTCAACACCATGAATGGATCACATGGGAGTGCCGGGACAGGCGGCTAACGCACCCGCCGCACCACCGCCACGATCTTGCCGAGCACCACCGCGTCGTCGCCGGGGATCGGCTGGTACGCCTCGTTGCACGGCACCAGCTCCACGTGCCCCCGGGTCACCCGGTAGACCTTCACGGTGGCCTCGCCGTCGATCATCGCCGCGACGATCTCCCCGCTGTACGCGGTCGGCTGCTGCCGTACGACGACCACGTCGCCGTCGCAGATCGCCGCGTCCACCATCGAGTCGCCGCGGACCCGCAGCGAGAACAGGGTGCCGTGGCCGACCAGGTCGCGGGAGAGGGTGAGCACCTCCTCCAGCGACTCCTCGGCCAGGATCGGCCCGCCCGCGGCGATGGTGCCCAGCAGCGGCACCCGCACCGCGTTCGCGTCGCGCTGGTGCGGGACGGCGCCGTCCGCGCCGAGCGGCACCGCCACCGACAGCGCCCGGGGACGGCCCTTGTCGCGTACCAGCAGGCCCTTCTCCTCCAGCTCGCGCAGGTGATAGGAGACCGTGGACGACGCGGCGAGCCCGACCTCCCGGCCGATCTCGCGCAGCGTCGGCGGGTAGCCGCGCCGCGTCACCCACTCGTGGATGACCTCCAGGATGCGGCGCTGCCGCTGGGTGAGTCCGCTGCCGTCACCGGCCGTCATCGTCCGCACCCTGGCAGGCTAACGGACGCTCTCCACATAAGCCGCATACCCACCCGCTCCGCTGCGTCCCGTTCGGCGAAGACCATCCGACTTGCCTGGCAGGTGGGCGTATTCGCGGTCAAGATACGCCCGTATGCCAGGCAAGTCGGACGATCATGCGGGCCGCGGGCCGCGGGCGGCGGGCGGCGGGCGGCGGGCGGCGGGCGGCGGGCGGCGGCGGTCAGGCGCGGTGGAGGTGGAGGTCGGCGCGGGCGGCGGTGGCGACGACGAGGCGGGCGTTGGCCTCGTCGCTGCGGTACACCCAGTCGCGGGCGGCCTCGGCGTCCAGGCCCTTCGCGCGCTGGCGGGCGAGCAGGCCGTCGACCCGGGGGCCGTCGTCGGCGGAGAGGTATACGGCCAGGTCCAGCAGCGGGCGCACCCGGTCCCACGGCGGGGTGTCCAGCAGCAGGTAGTTGCCCTCGGTGACGATCACCTCGGTGTCGCCCGGCACGGGGATCGCCCCGGCGACGGGCTCGTTGAGGACGTGGTCGAACGTCGGCGCGTACACCGTCTCGCCGGTG
The Catellatospora sp. IY07-71 DNA segment above includes these coding regions:
- a CDS encoding DUF3159 domain-containing protein — its product is MTTTRPDPAGENFADLLGGRRAAVDATLGPLAFGIGFAAAGQSLEWGVGAAIAVSTAVGAWRLLRGDKFGAVLLGLLGVVVAALIALYTGRPEDFFFIRVATNAASALCWAISIALRWPLLGVVVGGVLGQRGSWRRDPALLRAYSRASWIWVLQYVVRLAVWLPLYWSGQVEALSITTAALTWPLVAACLAVSWYVMRRSLPAGHPGPRHPVLAGEPAKV
- a CDS encoding phosphotransferase family protein, translating into MRSPTQPELSRGDVVALLREAFGASVAVVDCAELSGGGFAAVWRVRLSDGRDVVLKAGPGPELPLLRYERGMIACEAAYFRLVGDRVPEVPVPRVLHHGDGWLLTTLLPGRPLSADRGGDHDGVREQLGAALARVHTVTGGHFGYTGPRAQGATWPSAFAAMVESLLADAVTWHVTLPVPADTIRAAVAAGAADLATVERPALVHFDLWDGNVLAVDGRLTGLVDGERFLYGDPLVDFVSPLLRRRIEEEPDHPFVRGYAAATGRPVLFDASAGRRLALYRMYLYLLMTVEVPSRGITDEWRRTGLARLLAEEVALASRPR
- a CDS encoding DNA polymerase IV, translated to MTGWVLHVDLDQFVAAVELLRRPELRGRPVIVGGDGDPTRRGVVSTASYAARAYGVHSGQPLRVAARKCPDAVFLPVDREAYEQASALVMAALRDTGHPVEVLGWDEAFLAADTDDPETAARDVQRRVHDATGLACTVGIGDNRLRAKLATERGKPAGTFVLTAANWHAVIGGLPTSALWGVGAKTARKLADLGLRTVTELAAADPQALAARLGPATGPWLVRLAHGEDDTPVSAAPHVARSLGREVTFQTDLDDWADVRRELLALAAQVADEVAGQERPAARVVVKVRYAPFTTRTHGHSLPTATTDPAAVERAALAALDRFSPDRPVRLLGVRAEFAAP
- a CDS encoding nucleoside hydrolase; amino-acid sequence: MTRAVLIDCDPGIDDMMALLTACASPELDLRGVTTVGGNVGIERTTRNARAVLALAGRGDVPVAAGARRSLVRGVTRHDSAHGDDGLGGIDLPVPGGRADPRPAAEFLAAAVAASAEPVTLFAVGPLTNVALFYAAYPDVAATLDRLVVMGGSIGPGNITPAAEFNVWFDPEAAYRVLAEPGVAVPTTLVPLDVTRRTGLDEGDLDRLAAAGPIGAHAARALRGYRHGAGPAIPVHDAVTVLSVLHPELMTVRPAAVDVETGLGPGRGATLVDLRADPAAAPTVDVVVDADSRAVVDALLDRVTRPDRR
- a CDS encoding cupin domain-containing protein, coding for MQIIEGAGRWAPPVPGTANDWVEHLRVPDLSVGTYCIPAGGLDDQSPHTEDEIYVVTAGRARIVTPDGTAQVGPGSVIFVPAGEEHRFDEVTEDLALLVVFGPAYGSRTPGA
- a CDS encoding SGNH/GDSL hydrolase family protein; its protein translation is MTRSRLLTAAAGLATALSVLVALVATPAQAASTVRYVALGDSYASGVGAGSYTSESGSCQRSTKAYPALWAAANAPASYVSKACSGATTATVVNSQVSALSSTTTLVSISVGGNDIGFADIMKTCALYGTTECVAAVQRAEDKARASLAGLLNNVYNAIKSRAPNAKVVVLGYPVFYQLNTTCIGLSATSRAKINEGINLVDDITKATALQHGFKFGDVRSIFVGHQLCSGDKWLHALNFADLGISYHPMATGHSGGYLPVFRTNAA
- a CDS encoding LacI family DNA-binding transcriptional regulator → MVDVARLAGVSLKTVSRVVNGEPHVQRAMADRVLAAVAELGFQRNHMASALRAGRASATIGLIIEELANPFYSTIAHVTAEMARERDTLLLSASSEEDPGREERLLRDLCSRRVDGLLVVPAGCDHSFLHGQMELGIPVVFLDRPGTNIDADAVLLDNRGGARSGVRRLVEQGHRRIGVLLDSVGVHTMRERLAGAQEVLADAGIGYDGSLVRDGVRDPATAAAAVAEMLAQPHPPTAFLTLNNRITVGAVQELWHRGSDAALIGFDDFELSHLMPRPLTVIAYDTRELARRATQLLFDRIDGDRSRPRTLVLPTALLDRGLT
- a CDS encoding ROK family protein, with the protein product MPQRTPGPLALAVDIGGTKMAAGLVTADGTVLAADRIATARPAPGPDAAAEVWAGLRTMLERLVTVAGDRPITGVGTSTAGPFDLAGATVSPVNITAWRGFPLVDRLAEVVPGVPVRLAGDGVCAAIGEHWRGAGRGHDDLLVLVVSTGVGGGLIHGGHPFTGRSGNAGHVGHMVVDLDGEPCPCGGRGCVEAVASGPGMVRYALREGWRPTGDGTARDLADTARGGDPVALAAFTRSADALAAGIVSAAAMCDLNQVVIGGGVAHAADLLFPPLKEALARYGRLGFLSGITVRPAGLGGDAGLIGAAALIHAPDPYWPSTSRS
- a CDS encoding RNA polymerase sigma factor, giving the protein MRAWEDEFAEFATALAPALRRQARERCGDWAVAEELVRRTLLRLYRHWPALGFEPPEAYAQRTLLRSLRRHRPGEDASGPEPPLHLPAAELITAGRRLRRRDLVLSTFLTMVLAAGVGFAIVVLRPDRGGTLPPEEVDCMAAVPGPTPLPSLTRSPVPPPPPQAGGRFGVDRFAVLAGDLPLPQAEPVRTDAELVERFACLMAELVVTRVNPLGLRRADLGLSDGGDTRALAPLPDPQLAPGARTVSLQLVNGNGYGTLTVSVAPTTYRPDLAHCDRLTWCGFSTELDGGGVLEQYGVREQPEDRRAGFSLGLDAQLWTVTIFTGHSLVMVTITNTPDPLAAQAASQRNPSLGMSITQFAADPRLAVFDPPPPSPEDRS
- the lexA gene encoding transcriptional repressor LexA, giving the protein MTAGDGSGLTQRQRRILEVIHEWVTRRGYPPTLREIGREVGLAASSTVSYHLRELEEKGLLVRDKGRPRALSVAVPLGADGAVPHQRDANAVRVPLLGTIAAGGPILAEESLEEVLTLSRDLVGHGTLFSLRVRGDSMVDAAICDGDVVVVRQQPTAYSGEIVAAMIDGEATVKVYRVTRGHVELVPCNEAYQPIPGDDAVVLGKIVAVVRRVR
- a CDS encoding nucleoside/nucleotide kinase family protein, which produces MLTTLLVQVHRLRAARPGRIVVGIAGSPGAGKSTLALALAAELDHAVMVPMDGFHLANAELRRLGRADRKGAPDTFDAAGYAALLRRLRESTGETVYAPTFDHVLNEPVAGAIPVPGDTEVIVTEGNYLLLDTPPWDRVRPLLDLAVYLSADDGPRVDGLLARQRAKGLDAEAARDWVYRSDEANARLVVATAARADLHLHRA